GTCGATGTGCCTATGTGATGTGGCAATGTTCTCAGAATTTTAAACAGCTTTAGGGCATACCAACAATTCATTCCTTATGCCTGCGTGAATACTATGAATACATTAGAAAAAATCCAAAAAAATCTGGAAAATTTTAGCAAGTCTGAGCGTAAGGTAGCGGAAGTCATTATGGCCTCCCCTCAAACTGCCATTCACTCAAGCATTGCCACTTTAGCCAAAATGGCCGATGTCAGCGAACCAACTGTAAACCGTTTTTGTCGCCGCTTAGACACAAAAGGCTTTCCCGACTTTAAATTGCACCTTGCACAAAGCTTAGCTAATGGCACTCCGTACGTTAACCGTAACGTTGAAGAAGAGGATGGTCCAGATGCTTACACGCACAAGATTTTTGAATCAACCATGGCGTGTTTGGATGTAGCAAAAAACAGCATAGACCCCGTACAAATCAATCGAGCTGTCGACCTATTGACTCAAGCGAAACGCATCTCTTTCTTTGGCTTAGGCGCTTCCTCTGCTGTCGCACGTGATGCACAAAACAAATTTATTCGTTTTAATATTCCTATCACCTGTTTTGAAGACATTGTGATGCAACGAATGAGCTGTATTAACTGCACAGATAACGATGTAATTGTGTTGATTTCGCACACTGGCCGAACCAAAAGCCAAGTGGAAATTGCTCATTTAGCCAAAGAAAATGGTGCTACAGTCATTGCGATTACTGCAAAAGACTCACCACTCGACAAAGCAAGCTCATTGTCGATCTGCTTGGATGTCCCAGAAGATACCGACGTTTATATGCCCATGGCAAGCCGCGTAGTACAAATGACGGTGATTGACGTATTAGCAACTGGCTTCACATTGCGCCGCGGCTCTGGTTTCCGTGAAAACCTCAAGCGTGTAAAAGAAGCTTTGAAGGATTCGCGCTACGATAAATACTCGAATTTATCTTAATCCTCGACTGCTGGTTACAAATAGATTCTGGTTACCAATCAAAAAAATGAGCGTCGTTAGACGCTCATTCTCTTTCTAAAGGTTGCTTATCTCCACTTTTCTGCCCTTCGGTTTGCTTAATTAACGCAACCGCATTGTGCTCCACAGTTTGCTCCTTCTCCGTTTCTGTTCGCGTCCTACACTGACAAACATGATTCAAAATGCTCATCAATCGAGCTTCCGTTAACGGCAAAGGGTTCCCTTTGATTGAATTAGATTGCAAAGCATCTCGAACAACATCTTGAAAAGAAGTTTGGCAAACACCAAAGTGATCTAGCGTAGGCAGTTGTAAACGCTCCAAAATCATATTGACCCATAAAACACCATCTTCAAGATTCACATTACGCCTATCGGTAAGAATTTGAGCAATTCGGTAGTAACGCTGCAAAATATCATCCGCTTGATGCTGACGAGCTAACTCGATATTTTCATGCATCACGTAAGGAGATAGACGCGCGGTAATCACACTGTGTGGAGCGTCCAGTTTCCCTCCCAATGCGGAAGCTAACCCATGGGCAGCACCTAATTTTGCATTGCTCAGCGCCAGCCCTCCTAACATGGCAGCAAATGAAAGATCACGCCTTGCCTTTGGTTCATCCAGAACACAGGCATCAATGATTGAATGAGCGATACGGGATAACCCCTCTTCACAAACCATATCGGTTAGCAAGTTGGGTACACCACACACATAAGCCTCCATCAAATGGGTAAAGGCATCCATTGCTCCACGGCCTGAAAGATAAAGATTCGTTCCGTAGGTTAACGTTGGATCAACAATTGCCACATCTGGCATCATATCTGCGCTACGCAAACTCACTTTAATTTTGTCTTGCCCAGAGCGTAATACCGCATTTTTTGTCACTTCCGAGCCCGTGCTTGCGGTGGTTGGAATGGCGATAAAGGGTAACGGTTTTGCCTTGAGAGGAACACTACGACCAATCACTTCCACATAATCATATACAGAGCCTTGGTTAGGTATGATCGCCGCCAGAGCTTTACCTGTATCAAGCACACTGCCACCGCCAATTGCGACAACAGCATCCACTTTAAAGCGCCTTGCAAGACTTGCGGTCTCTTCAATCATAGTGATATTCGGCTCACTCGATACAGCAACATGTTGATAACGCTTATGATGCTTTTGAAAATCCTGCACAATAGGTTGTGCGCGTTCCTGAGTTCGCCCCGAGACTAACAGTATGCTGTAACCTATCTGGCGAATCTGAGGCAAAGCGTGTAGTAATGAACCGGCACCAAAAATGATCTTTGTGGGGGTCATAAATTCAAACATGATTAAGCCCTTTATAAGTGTTCACTTCTATCAGGATGGCTCATCTACTTATTGAATTCGGTGACCCAGAGCAAAGTGAAACATTCGCCCTTAAATTTCGCGGTTAATTTTTGCTCAGCATCACGTAATTATCTCCCTATCTCAAATGTTATCACTGCGTTTATACGTCTTGAATTCAGCGGCTTTCATTTCGAAACCGTTCGGGTCAGCTATACTCTAATTATCAAAATCGTTGAATATGAATACAACAGCAATAGCTGAAGAAGTGAACAATAGGTTTTATCTATTGAATTGAATGGTAATTGCTACTTTATTTTCTATATCTAATCAGGCATATTGGCTTCGAAAACAATTAAGGAGAGAGTCATGTTTGTAGTAATTTTTGGTCGTCCAGGTTGCCCATACTGTGTTCGTGCAAAAGAGCACGCAGAAACTCTGAAAGAAAAACACGAAGATTTCAACTACCGCTATGTTGATATTCAAGCGGAAGGCATCAGTAAAGAAGACCTATCTAAAAGTGTAGGTAAACCAGTTGAAACTGTTCCACAAATCTTTATTGATCAAAAACCTATCGGCGGCTGCACAGAATTTGAAGCATTCGCAAAAGAAAACCTAGGTCTGTTCGACTAATCGTGACAGATTGAAAAACCCGCAGCTAATGCGGGTTTTTTTGTACCCAAAACAGGTGCACTTATTAGAAAATCGCAGATGGATTCAGGACCGATGGTTCGACCTCTCCAAAATCTACGTAAAACTAGAAAATTTAACTTATCTTTTTCTCATAATCAGATAAAATTATCTGCGTTAATTCTTTCGCCATACCTTCTTTGAGCCTAGACAGTGAATATAGACGTCGTACTCTTGCTAAAGCAAAATCCCATTCTTCTTATCTTCGTCGTTTTAGCCATTGGGCTTTCCATTGGTAAAATCAGGATAGGTAGTTTTCAACTAGGAAACTCCATCGGTGTATTGGTCACCTCTCTTGTCATGGGGCACCTTGGTTTTTCTTTCAGTTCCGAATCACTCACCATTGGGTTCATGCTGTTTATCTACTGTGTAGGTATCGAAGCGGGGCCCAATTTTTTTGGCATTTTTTTCCGCGATGGGAAACATTACCTCATCCTGAGTTTAACGGTGTTAATCACCGCGATGTGGATCACCTATTTTGGTAGCTACTACCTTGATCTCGATTTTGGTCTCTCTGCCGGTATGATGGCTGGGGCACTAACATCAACCCCTGTTCTCGTAGGGGCTCAAGATGCCATTAACTCCGGATTAGCAGAAGTGCCTCACAATAAAGACCTATCACTTATTTTGGATAGCGTCTCTGTCGGTTATGCAATGGCTTATTTAGTCGGCTTAATCAGTATGATTATGTTCGCTAAGTTGCTACCTAAACTACAAAAGCAAAATCTTTCCGACTCAGCGCAACAAATTGCCCGCGAACGAGGCCTAGGCGGAAATAGCCAGCGTAAAGTCTATTTACCAATTATTCGGGCTTACCGTGTTGGTCCTGAACTTACCAATTGGGTTGATGGACGTAATCTTCGCGAACTCGGGATTTATCGCCAAACGGGGTGTTACATCGAGCGAGTACGCCGTAACGGTATTCTTGCCCACCCGGATGGGGATGCCATTTTACAAGAAGGCGATGAAATTGCGTTGGTGGGTTTTCCTGATAGCCATGCTCGACTGGATCCTAGTTTTCGTAACGGAAAAGAAGTTTTTGACCGCAACCTACTCGACTTACGTATCTCAGAAGAAGAGATCGTTGTAAAAAGTGATGCCATTGCCGGTAAACGTCTATCTGAATTAAATCTCTCTGAATACGGCTGTTTCTTAAACCGAGTTGTCCGTGCTCAAATTGAGATGCCAATGGATTCTGATATCGTGCTCGCGAAAGGGGATGTGCTGCAAGTCAGTGGCGAGAAAAGCCGAGTCCAAGGGCTAGCCGATAAAATCGGGTTTATCTCGATTCATAGCCAAATGGCAGACCTGATCGCGTTCTGTAGCTTCTTTATTCTTGGCATTCTGTTTGGCCTGATTACCATGACCTTTGGTCAGGTTTCTTTTAGCCTAGGCAATGCCGTTGGTTTATTGTTGTCGGGTATTACGTTAGGTTTCTTGCGCGCGAACCACCCAACGTTTGGCTATGTGCCACAAGGGGCGTTAAACATGGTCAAAGACCTAGGGTTAATGTTCTTTATGGTGGGCATTGGTTTGAGCGCCGGTGGGCAGATGTTCGAACACCTCTCCGACATCGGCTTTAAAATATTTGGCCTCGCCTTCTTAGTCAGTGTTGTACCTGTGGTATTTGCCTACCTTGTTGGAGCTTACATTCTTAAGATGAACCGCGCCTTACTATTTGGGGCCATCATTGGTGCCCGTACTTGCGCACCGGCTATGGACATTGTGAACGAATACGCTAAATCAACCATTCCAGCATTAGGTTACGCTGGCACTTATGCCATCGCCAATATTCTGATGACTCTTGCTGGTACGATACTAATATTGTTGAATTAACCAGAACGAAAAAAGGCGCTCAATGAGCGCCTTTTGTTTATCTACGTGTTAACCCAATTAGAAATTGATAAGATCAAATTCAATCGCTGGGTTTACGTCTGCTTCGTAATCTACGCCTTCGATACCAAAACCGAATAGTTTCAAGAACTCTTCTTTGTACTGAACGTAGTCAGTCAGTTCTTTTAGGTTTTCAGTGGTAATTTGTGGCCATAGGTTTTGGCAGTGCTGTTGAATGTCGTCGCGCAATTCCCAGTCATCCAAACGTAGACGGTTTTTGTCGTCCACTTCTGGAGCTGAACCGTCTTCTTTGTATAGACGTTGGCTGAACATACGGAAGATCTGTTCCATACAACCTTCGTGAACGCCTTCTTCACGCATTTTCTTGAATACCATCGCGATGTACAGAGGCATCACTGGAATTGCAGAACTTGCTTGAGTCACAACAGATTTAAGTACAGCAACGTTTGCGGTGCCGCCTTTTGCAGACAGTTTGCTATTTAGCTCTGCTGCTGCGCGGTCTAGGTCCATCTTCGCACGACCAAGAGCGCCGTCCCAGTAGATAGGCCAAGTTAGCTCAGTACCAATGTAGCTGTAAGCAACCGTTTTACAACCGTCAGCCAATACGCCAGCTTCGTCTAGAGCATTGATCCAAAGTTCCCAATCTTG
This genomic window from Vibrio tritonius contains:
- a CDS encoding MurR/RpiR family transcriptional regulator; this encodes MNTLEKIQKNLENFSKSERKVAEVIMASPQTAIHSSIATLAKMADVSEPTVNRFCRRLDTKGFPDFKLHLAQSLANGTPYVNRNVEEEDGPDAYTHKIFESTMACLDVAKNSIDPVQINRAVDLLTQAKRISFFGLGASSAVARDAQNKFIRFNIPITCFEDIVMQRMSCINCTDNDVIVLISHTGRTKSQVEIAHLAKENGATVIAITAKDSPLDKASSLSICLDVPEDTDVYMPMASRVVQMTVIDVLATGFTLRRGSGFRENLKRVKEALKDSRYDKYSNLS
- a CDS encoding aspartate:alanine antiporter; the protein is MNIDVVLLLKQNPILLIFVVLAIGLSIGKIRIGSFQLGNSIGVLVTSLVMGHLGFSFSSESLTIGFMLFIYCVGIEAGPNFFGIFFRDGKHYLILSLTVLITAMWITYFGSYYLDLDFGLSAGMMAGALTSTPVLVGAQDAINSGLAEVPHNKDLSLILDSVSVGYAMAYLVGLISMIMFAKLLPKLQKQNLSDSAQQIARERGLGGNSQRKVYLPIIRAYRVGPELTNWVDGRNLRELGIYRQTGCYIERVRRNGILAHPDGDAILQEGDEIALVGFPDSHARLDPSFRNGKEVFDRNLLDLRISEEEIVVKSDAIAGKRLSELNLSEYGCFLNRVVRAQIEMPMDSDIVLAKGDVLQVSGEKSRVQGLADKIGFISIHSQMADLIAFCSFFILGILFGLITMTFGQVSFSLGNAVGLLLSGITLGFLRANHPTFGYVPQGALNMVKDLGLMFFMVGIGLSAGGQMFEHLSDIGFKIFGLAFLVSVVPVVFAYLVGAYILKMNRALLFGAIIGARTCAPAMDIVNEYAKSTIPALGYAGTYAIANILMTLAGTILILLN
- a CDS encoding iron-containing alcohol dehydrogenase: MFEFMTPTKIIFGAGSLLHALPQIRQIGYSILLVSGRTQERAQPIVQDFQKHHKRYQHVAVSSEPNITMIEETASLARRFKVDAVVAIGGGSVLDTGKALAAIIPNQGSVYDYVEVIGRSVPLKAKPLPFIAIPTTASTGSEVTKNAVLRSGQDKIKVSLRSADMMPDVAIVDPTLTYGTNLYLSGRGAMDAFTHLMEAYVCGVPNLLTDMVCEEGLSRIAHSIIDACVLDEPKARRDLSFAAMLGGLALSNAKLGAAHGLASALGGKLDAPHSVITARLSPYVMHENIELARQHQADDILQRYYRIAQILTDRRNVNLEDGVLWVNMILERLQLPTLDHFGVCQTSFQDVVRDALQSNSIKGNPLPLTEARLMSILNHVCQCRTRTETEKEQTVEHNAVALIKQTEGQKSGDKQPLERE
- a CDS encoding GrxA family glutaredoxin, which gives rise to MFVVIFGRPGCPYCVRAKEHAETLKEKHEDFNYRYVDIQAEGISKEDLSKSVGKPVETVPQIFIDQKPIGGCTEFEAFAKENLGLFD
- the fabV gene encoding enoyl-ACP reductase FabV, which encodes MIIKPKIRGFICTTTHPVGCEANVKEQIEYTKANGPIANAPKRVLVIGSSSGYGLSSRIAAAFGGGAATIGVFFEKPGTEKKPGTAGYYNSAAFDKFAKAEGLYSKSLNGDAFSNEAKEKTIELIKEDLGQIDMVVYSLASPVRKLPETGELIRSSLKPIGQTYTSTAVDTNRDVIIEASVEPATEQEIEDTITVMGGQDWELWINALDEAGVLADGCKTVAYSYIGTELTWPIYWDGALGRAKMDLDRAAAELNSKLSAKGGTANVAVLKSVVTQASSAIPVMPLYIAMVFKKMREEGVHEGCMEQIFRMFSQRLYKEDGSAPEVDDKNRLRLDDWELRDDIQQHCQNLWPQITTENLKELTDYVQYKEEFLKLFGFGIEGVDYEADVNPAIEFDLINF